A stretch of DNA from Amphiprion ocellaris isolate individual 3 ecotype Okinawa chromosome 18, ASM2253959v1, whole genome shotgun sequence:
AACATTTAATTTGTTCCCCCGAAAATGTTAAAGACGGGACAATCCATTAACGGAACACAGGCTGTTATTTATTAACAGTCATGCGGGCCTAATGTAATTTCAGGAAacaccacagaaaacagaataaaaacaggCTACTGTTAATTTTTAGGCTATTAAATGAGTGTCTtgattttatctacatttaTCTTTCTTAATTATCATTATTGTCGTTgccattaattcatttttaccCACGAACCAAACAAAAGAAAGCCTCCAAGAATATATTTATCATCCTGGATACTTCTGTTTCTGAATGACAcgataatattttttaaaaatgcgtaATTTCCAGAGCTTTAAGGCACATTTCGTGTGATTCATCAGCATATGGAGAGACTCTAGGGTTCCAACGAAGACTGAACATTACTGGACTACATGCATTTGTACAAATCTGCAATTGTGCGTTTTAGagagagatgaaaaataaacatttcttttgcTGCAAAATTACACTTGCAGTGCTTAAATAAGACTCTTTTTTGATTTAAGGCCCAATATAgaggtggatttttttcttctcataaCCAAATGCATTAATTAAGAAAATTATAGTGTTTTTATGCGGTTTCCTTATTTGGAATgtgaaacaaaaggaaaatcaGGGAATTTCTGTGCAGATTCttggtgttttcctgccaaACTCTTCTCGCCTCTCTAGCCTGGAGAGGTCTGCTATTCATGTCAGCGCACTATTGAGTTGATAAGATGGATCATTGAGTCTCCTCCCTGATTCTGTCCccgtctcttttttttcttctttttcctggATCCTCTCAGGCCAGAAGCCCTCGGCTCTCTGGAAACCTGCCATGTGACATTTGGCTGCCTGCGCTCCGCCAGAAGGTCAGAGGGGGCCCCGGTGATGCGCATTTAATGGAAATGCAGaggagcagcaacaacagcagcatccaccacctccaccactcGTTCTTCAGCGAGTCTCTGGATGGTGTCAGCGCGTTTGGCTGCGCTCATCACCACCAAACACCGACGCACCAGCAATCGGCGCAAGTGGAGACGTTTGAGCGCACGTTTCCCCGGAGGTCAAAGCAGCAAAACCCCAAGTCTAACATGAGCAAAAAGATTTTCCCCTGGATGAAAGAGTCCAGACAGTCAAATCAGAAACCCGGCAGGAGAACGGCAGGTTTGTATGACATAAAAAAAGGGCAGCTTATTGATTTATTCTCCATTTAAGAAGCTTTTAGCCTAATTTTTAGCTCCAAAAGGCCAGTTTGAAATTAATTTAGCTGCAGTCAAGCATGTGAGGAAAAAGCCCTTATTTAGAGCCTATTAGGAAGCAATTTAaagagaataacaaaaaagactaaaaattatttgcatttttcacgTTTAACAAAgtctaacagaaaaaaaatattagaataaaataaattattggcATATAAGatcaattaatgcagaaatgcagtttttaaaaggcTGTTAATTAAAATCCCCTTTTAATAAAAGGTCTTATGATAATTTATgaaattaaattgattatttttataCAAGCTTATGTCAAAAAGTTTTAGAATTTGTCCAGATAAAGACAGAAACGCAATTTAGGAAAGGAAAACAACTTAAACATAGCACACTTAAAATCTAACATTAAAATGTGCAACATGAACCCAAAGTATTTAAAGTTGGTCAACACAGCTCAGCCCACATGCACTTCTGATCTTCCATCACGCACTGTCACCCTCCAGTTCACTTGTATTCAGCCCTGTGTTGTCTCAGTGTTTCCTTCCTCTCCTGTTTTTCCACTTCTCTCCCCCTCTGAGTGTGCTGCCGCTGATTTGTACGCCCactgattcatttttatttatttatttagcacttATTTGTAGGCTAGGTTCTCTGCTCTTTTACGCGGCGCCCCGTTAATATTTTATCAGCTATAATAGCAGTAAAATACCACGAACAGAGTCGATTAATGAGACAGAATAAATGAGGTGCAGAGTAGCTGGGAGTAGTCAGGAAGACTTAACGGGGCTGGGACTTACAAACAggttaaagtgtaaaaacaattaaaaacagaaggaaaatgaaGCTTTTATCCTTTCCCCCCCTCCACAGACTGCACCGAGAAGTGTCCGAGCTCAAGCTCGGCCTCCAAGCGGACGCGCACCGCGTACACTAGCGCGCAACTGGTGGAGCTGGAGAAGGAGTTCCACTTCAGCCGCTACCTGTGCAGGCCTCGGCGGGTGGAGATGGCCAGCCTGCTCAACCTCCACGAGAGGCAGATCAAGATTTGGTTCCAGAACCGCAGGATGAAGCAGAAGAAGGACGAGAGGGTTCAGGGCCTCTCCAACACCAACACCAGCTCCTCCTGCTCGCCCCCGTCCTCCCCCTCCGCCCCGGGCAGCCCCACTCTGTCGAGCCTGGGTTATGTTCATCTGGGCGGGGATTACCAGCCCGCCTCCCCTCCGCTCAAGtcccaccagcagcagcagcagcccacgTACCCGGCAGAATACCCCAAATATCCAGCTCCAGGCTTTACGCACGGCCCGCAGTTTGACGTGCAGTTCACCTCCTCACACACACCGAACCCAAACCATCTGAGCGGCTCTTATTTCTCTCAGAGCTGCAATCCTCAGGACAGAATCATGCAGGCTCCAAAACTGACTCATCTGTAGCATCTGTGGGTCTGACTCCACAAAAGAAGACGCCTGATCCAACTCGATGCATGCATTGCTATTTATTAATCTATTTATTTACTGGAGTAATTCATCTAAATATTAGTCTccagttttatatttatttcatcattttgtgtgtttattattgtgttaaCTTTTACGCACGGGCCTCCTCAGAAGTGCCACAATCCagcttaaatttaaattaaaatgctcATTGTTGTCATATAAGTTGcacaaataaaaaggaaattcGCTGAGATGTAGCCAAAAAAGGCaaatctctcttttcttttttagttaAATCTTAATTAGCACTTGAGGTGTATAACATCACATTAACTCGTGCTTAATTACAGGGCCTCGTTCAGATGAGTGAGGATGCTTTAGTTTTGGGAAGATTTTACATTATAGCCTCAGTGTTGCTATACCTcttaagcagaaaaaaagaagctggaAAAAAGCCTATAAGGTCCTTAAACGTGTCTTTGTTCTTTTATGGGCAGAATGGGCCAAACAAGCTGTCAGTCTTTAAAAAGAGGCATGATGGATCACTGCCTGTTTCTGTCTGATTCAGAGTCTGTCTGCAGGATTCTgtgaagaaatccaacaaatatttaaacCAAGACACCTTTAGACCAAATTTATATTTAGGCtgagtttgtttttagtgtCCACATTCCCTTTATGCTAAATtaatgcaagaaaaacaaataatattgCAGCTAAAACAGCATACAGGCcatacacttaaaaaaaaacaacgattGGGCtcaacaatgaaaaaattaagACTAATTTCTATGTAAATTATGTTCTACCAACAAACTACACCGAATTAAGGGAATTAGCTTTGCGCATTTTCTATTTATCTATTCTAAATGACTGAATTTGTAAGGGATAAAGGATGGGACTTGAAATTCTAAGcacaaggtgaagaaaaaattaagttTTGAAGCCAATTTCATTAACTTGAATATCAACAAATGCAGAGATTTGAGTTTAAGTTACACAAAacattaagttgatgcaactaCTATTATAATTATCACGTCTAATGAACTCATCAAAACAGTGTTTGCAACTTTaaaggtttatctaaatcagcaaattacattatttaatctTGCAACAATTAAGTAGTGGGAATAGGTCTGTTATACTTTTTAGAgatttatacatttaaatagTTACTACAGCAGCTTTAAGGTTTGGAATAAATAATTTAGACGTCTGCAGCGATGTAAACCATATCAACATCAGGAATGATTTGTTTCGTAGGTTAATGAtattaaaactatttaaatccACATTATTACTATCATCGTTGCTGTTACgtgtcatgatttttttttatttgtcattaatttgtcattttcagctgcCCTCACACTGCAGCCTGAAACTGTGTCCTGATGTTTGTGTTCTTATCAGATGGATGAGCGCGTTTGATTGAAGCGTTTGTCATGTAAATGCGAGCCGTTTGATGGACGAGCCCGCAGACTTGACAGAGTGCTGGAGGTCCTTCGCCATTGGCGTTTAGCGGGTCACATGGTGTGTCAGGAAGGTGATATGAGGGTGGAAGGCAGTTTTACAGCTTTGACATACTACCTAGAAGGTTTAGGGCAAAGGGAGCACCGATTAATGACCGCTCAGTTTAGATCACTTCCGAACAAACACCAGGCCCAGGATGAACTCCTACCTAGACTACCCCGTGTGCAACCGAGGGGCGAATATCTTCAGTGCCAAGGCCGGATACCACAACCTCAATCATGGATACATGTCGTCCAACCCGTGCGCAACAAGTGATAGTTACGCAGCGGACGGTCGCTTAGTGGCCGCGACCTCTGCGCCCCACCAGACCCAGAGCCTCCCTCTGCACCACCAGACCCACGTCAACTTGGACCTGCAGTTCGGAGCGCCTGGGAGCTCCGTGTACGGCTCACCTCTGGAGTACGGACATCACCAGTACGGCCTCGCCCCCGAGCAGGACCGGAGCTTGATTCAGGTTTCGCCCCTCGGGACAAACATGGCTCCTTACACCGGGGACAGCTGCGGGCCTGGGGTCGCGCCCAGCAGCCAGTATCTGCACTTTGGGGATCAGAGGCAGCAAGAATATTCAGAAAGCGTTTACACGAGGTTACCGCCCCAGTGCAAGGAGAAGGATTTGGAGCATGTGGAGGAAAGTTCCAAAACTTTCGACTGGATGAAGGTGAAGAGGAATCCTCCTaaaacaggtttgttttttgctcGAAGTTCGAGTTAAGAATAAGTGCAATTTTAAGAACCCacgacagagagagagagaaactgtgCGTAATTGCTGCGTAAAACCAAATCCAGCTGATATAATGAAGCCAAAGTGTTTTAAATTGTTCCACACTCATTTGGCAACTAATGTTTTATGCATTCTTCTGTTCATTCTCACATTTTTCATTCACGTTCCAGCTCCATGAGTCTCTCCATCATCCATTTCTCCCTACAGCTGTCCTGTCGGAGTTCGGGGTTCCGGGTCAGCACAACGTGATCCGCACCAACTTCACCACGAAGCAGCTGACCGAGCTGGAGAAAGAGTTCCACTTCAACAAGTACCTGACGCGGGCACGGCGGGTGGAGGTGGCGGCCAGTCTGGAGCTCAACGAGACGCAGGTGAAGATCTGGTTCCAGAACCGCAGGATGAAGCAGAAGAAGCGGGAGAAGCTGGGCTGCGTTCTGGTCAGCACTCCAGCACCCGTGGAGAAACTCTGTGGCTCTGACAGCTCTCCAAAGGCCAGGGACAAAATCTGtgaaccttaaaaaaaaaaaggaaaaaagaaagaaaaggacagtGGAGGCCTGAGCAGAAGTTTCCATATCTGTTCCCTGCAGTTGCACcattccagtaaaaaaaaactgaaattttcttGAGGACTTGTGAAGTAAACAGGGTAGTCATTGATCTCTGAAGTGGATGCtggaaaaaaactttaaaaaatgtcttttcttgtATTTGTAATCCTCCTATCATAAGCCCATGCTGTGTTTTGAGTTGGAGCACTGATGAACTCAGTGTCATTGTTTGCACTATTTATTTACAGGGTATTTTCCAACAACTGTTGAGCTGATTTagcttaataaagtctataaaaatcaatcagatttcttgtgttttaaaaaaggagatGGTGATaatccacattcagcccaattcaactttaaattttGATACAGAATTTGCTAAAATAAAATCTTGTGTGGCATTCAAACTCCTTTTTTCTTATACATTTACTTCTATTAATACTCCCAAAGTTCCCTCGCATAATGTGACAAGAAGGAATCTTTCACAACACATGGGGTGGCTCCCGGTGACCTTTTCACCTCGAAATACCTCCAGGGGCTCTAAACATGACAACAAACTCCAAGGAGCCAGGTCTCACCCGTGATTTGTTACCCAAATTCTGCTTGGATACAGCTGACACAGGTTGACAAAGTATTTTACAtgatttaaatcacattttcctgccaagaaaagagaaaaaaactaagcGTATCATTTTATATCTCAGCGCCTCACCTTTGGCCAAACACCGGCCGGACCTGACCACCTAGTTTCCTCTCGTGGTAAAGGGGCAGCAGTTCCAATATTTGCACTGGGTGTTGGGTTTGTACACACAGTTTCTGCCCTAACAGCACTGGCCTGTTGGTGCCCTTTTTTCCCCAAAGCCGAGGTTCACTCAGAGTTCAGGCACAAATGAATGCAGAGTCAATCCGTCAAGACACCAGAGTGGCTCGGAGAAGTAAACTCGGCGGCTCTCATACTTTAGGTTTTCGCAGGTATTGCTTTTAATATCGAGACTAATAAAGCTGTAGGACATTTAGACTATGTTCTAGACTGTGCGAACTTTAATCTCTTCAAGGCctctgaaaaacatgttttcagaaaatGGAAATCAGCAATCACTTGAAATATATCTGCATGATATGCAGTTCTCTCACAactatattaaaaattaatACACCTCCATGAATAGAAGTTACAGTTGAAATACCATAGAGCCCATTACTGTAAATTAGAAAAGGGTTGAGGGGGTTTGTTGCCGTGCACTTCTTTACAAAGCCCAACGCCTCCTCTTCAGATGAGTCACAAGGCCAAGGACTGGGGAGGCGACAATCGATATGGTGAATAGTGACagattcaacaacaaaaaaaggggaCGGTGCAGAAAACAAGTGTGGGACTTCATTCCAGAGGTGTGATCCCTGCCATCTCTGTAGGTAATACCTCAGCGCTCCCAGCGGGCTCTCCATCTGGAGGTGTCAGAGTCGGTGCTGCAGCCAACACCACGGAGACAGATGTTCAGctgggggaagaggaggaggatgttttTCACCTTCGGATCAGCGTCTTCGCCTTCTGCCGCAGAATGTAGGGcaaggagagaggagaagggGCGCGGAATGGTTAATGAACACAAAAGGGACAAGAAAGAAGATCCCATTATGAccacaaataaaatcagaaaactcCATCACTCAAACACCTGACTGCACAAACACGAGGCCTATTAATAGATCCACGCGGCCTCTTTCCTCTCAGATATCTTACACATCTTTAGCCGCCgcccccccacctccctccgCACTTTGTTTGAGGTCAACCCGGCGCTGTTTGTACCCCATGCTGCTTGCAGTTGTTGCAGGCTCTTTTACAAGTCTATTGCCAGGCTCACTTCCTTGGTCTTCTACCAGTTCCTCTGTCGCATGTCACTCCG
This window harbors:
- the LOC111588320 gene encoding homeobox protein Hox-B3 is translated as MEMQRSSNNSSIHHLHHSFFSESLDGVSAFGCAHHHQTPTHQQSAQVETFERTFPRRSKQQNPKSNMSKKIFPWMKESRQSNQKPGRRTADCTEKCPSSSSASKRTRTAYTSAQLVELEKEFHFSRYLCRPRRVEMASLLNLHERQIKIWFQNRRMKQKKDERVQGLSNTNTSSSCSPPSSPSAPGSPTLSSLGYVHLGGDYQPASPPLKSHQQQQQPTYPAEYPKYPAPGFTHGPQFDVQFTSSHTPNPNHLSGSYFSQSCNPQDRIMQAPKLTHL
- the hoxb1b gene encoding homeobox protein Hox-B1b; the protein is MNSYLDYPVCNRGANIFSAKAGYHNLNHGYMSSNPCATSDSYAADGRLVAATSAPHQTQSLPLHHQTHVNLDLQFGAPGSSVYGSPLEYGHHQYGLAPEQDRSLIQVSPLGTNMAPYTGDSCGPGVAPSSQYLHFGDQRQQEYSESVYTRLPPQCKEKDLEHVEESSKTFDWMKVKRNPPKTAVLSEFGVPGQHNVIRTNFTTKQLTELEKEFHFNKYLTRARRVEVAASLELNETQVKIWFQNRRMKQKKREKLGCVLVSTPAPVEKLCGSDSSPKARDKICEP